Proteins encoded together in one uncultured Desulfobacter sp. window:
- a CDS encoding DUF86 domain-containing protein, translating to MSHRTWKFRFEDIIEALDRIFRYVKELDYDGWIKDQRTIDAVIRNLEIIGEAAANVPQEIQELYADIPWYQMKGMRNILIHEYFGVDNDVLWSTIKKDLPALKEKFQAIEL from the coding sequence ATGTCGCATAGAACTTGGAAATTTCGATTTGAAGACATTATCGAAGCACTCGATAGAATATTCCGTTATGTTAAAGAGTTAGATTACGATGGCTGGATAAAGGATCAAAGGACAATTGATGCTGTTATTCGAAATCTTGAAATAATAGGAGAAGCTGCTGCGAACGTACCCCAGGAAATCCAGGAGTTGTATGCAGACATCCCCTGGTATCAGATGAAAGGAATGCGAAATATTCTTATCCATGAATATTTCGGCGTTGATAATGATGTGTTGTGGAGTACCATCAAGAAAGATTTACCTGCTTTAAAGGAAAAATTTCAAGCCATTGAACTATGA
- a CDS encoding nucleotidyltransferase family protein codes for MTQIDRNLIKRIEAHKDIIKEKFSVESMSVFGSISKGTERSDSDIDILIRFKTTPGLFGFIDLKQYLEVIVGRPVDLVTENALKKQLRDDILRDAVHVA; via the coding sequence ATGACCCAAATTGATCGTAATCTAATCAAACGAATTGAAGCGCATAAAGATATTATAAAAGAAAAATTTTCGGTTGAGTCAATGTCAGTTTTTGGTTCCATCTCAAAAGGCACAGAAAGATCTGATAGTGATATTGATATATTGATCCGATTTAAAACCACACCAGGCCTTTTTGGATTCATTGATTTAAAACAATATCTGGAAGTTATTGTTGGACGCCCGGTCGATCTTGTAACAGAAAATGCCTTAAAAAAACAACTCCGCGATGATATTTTAAGGGATGCAGTGCATGTCGCATAG